One window of Robiginitalea biformata HTCC2501 genomic DNA carries:
- a CDS encoding VanZ family protein, with product MALFTSSREKRRWLWVLAVIAAIYGTLFMGQPLVRELRDQDVQAVFFLIGMLLAATAVLIHGGRPETSRYELVVILGILAVYTMFVFRLGAPERSHLIEYSVLAIFIHRALSERARHRKPGLAPSLLAVILASLVGILDEGIQWFLPNRVFDPEDMFFNIMAAGMAVGASSLLLWVRGKHKRKRKGG from the coding sequence ATGGCGCTCTTTACATCTTCGCGGGAAAAACGACGCTGGCTTTGGGTCCTGGCTGTAATTGCCGCCATCTACGGTACGCTGTTTATGGGACAGCCCCTGGTCCGGGAATTGCGGGACCAGGATGTACAGGCTGTATTTTTCCTGATCGGGATGCTACTGGCGGCGACGGCCGTCCTGATCCATGGCGGCCGGCCCGAAACCAGCCGGTATGAATTGGTGGTAATCCTCGGTATTCTGGCGGTCTATACCATGTTTGTGTTTCGGCTGGGAGCACCGGAACGCAGCCACCTGATCGAATACAGCGTACTGGCCATTTTTATCCACCGGGCGCTGTCCGAAAGGGCCCGGCACCGCAAACCCGGTCTGGCCCCCTCGCTTTTGGCCGTGATCCTCGCCTCGCTGGTCGGGATACTCGATGAAGGCATCCAGTGGTTTTTGCCCAACCGGGTCTTCGACCCCGAGGATATGTTCTTCAATATCATGGCGGCCGGCATGGCGGTAGGCGCGAGTTCCCTGCTGCTCTGGGTGCGGGGGAAGCACAAAAGAAAACGCAAGGGCGGGTAA
- a CDS encoding energy transducer TonB encodes MQVKKHPNADLNRNSGLYFVIGLTLVLFVTWRALEYKSYEQPHEELIHMVDVPMLDENVPKTEQIRTAPPPPPPAAPEVIEVVEDTEEIEETLIESTEMTQETVVADVDLEASDIEVVEEEEEISVPFAVIEEVPVFPGCEGVSREEQRTCFQQKIQEHIARNFQYPETATELGIQGKVYVLFYIGTDGQVAGIETRGPDKMLEAEARRIIASLPQMKPGRQRNKNVRVPYSIPINFKLL; translated from the coding sequence ATGCAAGTCAAAAAACATCCCAACGCAGATTTGAACCGCAACAGCGGCCTGTATTTTGTGATCGGCCTGACCCTGGTACTCTTTGTAACCTGGCGGGCCCTTGAATACAAATCGTATGAACAGCCCCATGAGGAATTAATCCACATGGTAGACGTCCCCATGCTGGACGAGAACGTCCCGAAGACGGAGCAAATTCGAACCGCCCCGCCCCCACCGCCACCGGCTGCCCCCGAAGTAATCGAGGTGGTGGAAGACACGGAGGAAATCGAGGAAACCCTTATTGAAAGTACGGAAATGACCCAGGAAACCGTCGTGGCCGACGTAGATCTGGAAGCTTCGGATATTGAAGTCGTCGAAGAGGAAGAGGAGATCTCCGTCCCCTTCGCGGTGATTGAAGAAGTCCCCGTATTTCCGGGTTGCGAAGGGGTATCCAGGGAGGAGCAACGCACCTGTTTCCAGCAAAAGATACAGGAACACATTGCCAGGAATTTCCAATATCCGGAAACCGCAACCGAACTGGGTATTCAGGGCAAGGTCTACGTGTTGTTCTATATCGGCACGGATGGTCAGGTTGCCGGAATCGAGACACGCGGACCGGATAAAATGCTGGAGGCCGAAGCCCGGCGGATCATCGCGTCCCTCCCCCAAATGAAGCCCGGCAGGCAACGAAACAAAAATGTCCGGGTCCCGTATAGCATCCCCATAAATTTCAAGCTGCTGTAG
- a CDS encoding PD40 domain-containing protein, translating to MKMMPLLFATLTMVGMGGLMAQEPEAPFAYFGQKTPDTIPELFAPGLVSRKDRHEFGSVFTADGREFYFGVDTGEQSEIHMVRWEGGVWGEPQKLFADSPFSHNDPMLSPDGSRLYYISDRPGTETRHKKDYDIWFSLREGGGWSPPINAGYPVNSPANEYYASFAADGSLFFASNHGAGTEALYNYDIYRSPWKDGSFRTPVQLPAAINTPHYEADVFVSPDESYMIFCAVRREGSGQGDLYISFRGGDGLWLPAVNLGETINTPGHELCPFVTADGNYFFFTRDGDIYWADSQIFKGLRKD from the coding sequence ATGAAAATGATGCCCCTGCTATTTGCCACATTAACGATGGTCGGGATGGGGGGTCTAATGGCCCAGGAGCCCGAAGCGCCCTTTGCTTATTTCGGGCAGAAAACCCCGGATACCATCCCGGAATTATTTGCCCCGGGCCTGGTTTCCCGGAAAGACCGGCACGAATTCGGTTCGGTCTTTACCGCGGACGGCCGCGAATTTTACTTTGGGGTGGATACCGGGGAACAATCGGAAATCCATATGGTGCGCTGGGAAGGGGGCGTATGGGGCGAACCGCAGAAACTGTTTGCCGACAGCCCGTTCAGCCATAACGACCCGATGCTTTCCCCGGACGGCAGTCGCCTGTATTATATCTCCGACCGGCCCGGTACTGAGACCCGGCATAAAAAGGATTACGATATCTGGTTTTCACTTCGCGAGGGAGGCGGCTGGTCTCCTCCCATCAATGCCGGCTACCCGGTCAACAGCCCGGCCAACGAATACTACGCTTCCTTTGCCGCCGACGGCTCCCTGTTCTTTGCATCCAACCATGGTGCCGGTACGGAGGCATTGTACAATTACGACATCTATCGCTCGCCGTGGAAGGACGGCTCCTTCCGGACACCTGTCCAACTCCCTGCAGCCATTAACACGCCGCACTATGAGGCCGACGTGTTCGTCTCGCCGGATGAATCCTACATGATTTTCTGTGCCGTACGCCGGGAAGGTTCCGGACAGGGCGACCTGTACATCAGTTTCCGGGGGGGCGACGGACTATGGTTGCCCGCCGTGAACCTCGGGGAAACCATCAATACGCCCGGCCACGAATTGTGCCCGTTTGTGACGGCCGATGGCAACTACTTTTTCTTTACCCGGGACGGGGACATTTATTGGGCAGACTCGCAGATATTCAAAGGCTTGCGCAAAGACTGA
- a CDS encoding M10 family metallopeptidase domain-containing protein: MKNRLFLTGALLVWLAGCEQRELTEVPEATQATFDLEMTPVEIPGIKSLRGMPVDLKGRMQSGKSSSGLQQDVALINEQLIPYGIQLEKMEYFTAQGAGQTVFFKDTGNKRLASDFVPNDPRNALPGTDIPYIVDGTQASTASGLNVLAPIDAVMATWDNVSCADGFSIYNAGVFPSDIGFVSNFFFGFGGSSGFFPGVIVHAGVLPKAFFDLVDVNGGNFILGVTFTLTYIEDINQDGKGDVAIKEVYYNDAFNWQDVVATGSGVDFQTVALHEVGHALSQAHFGKVTRTEANGKVHFSPRALMNAGYSGVNRVVEKTDKAGFCSNWSNWPNN, from the coding sequence ATGAAAAATAGATTGTTTTTAACAGGCGCCCTGCTTGTTTGGCTCGCAGGATGCGAGCAACGGGAATTGACCGAAGTCCCCGAGGCTACCCAGGCTACTTTCGACCTGGAGATGACACCCGTGGAGATCCCGGGGATCAAAAGCCTTCGCGGCATGCCCGTGGATTTAAAAGGACGGATGCAGAGCGGCAAATCGTCCAGCGGTCTGCAACAGGACGTGGCACTGATCAACGAGCAGCTTATCCCATACGGCATTCAGCTTGAAAAAATGGAATACTTCACGGCCCAGGGTGCCGGCCAGACTGTATTTTTCAAGGATACCGGCAACAAACGCCTGGCTTCGGATTTCGTTCCAAACGACCCGCGGAACGCCCTGCCGGGTACCGACATACCCTATATTGTTGACGGGACGCAAGCCTCTACGGCTTCCGGCCTGAACGTACTGGCTCCCATCGATGCGGTTATGGCTACCTGGGACAACGTCTCGTGTGCAGACGGTTTCAGTATCTATAATGCAGGCGTTTTTCCATCGGATATCGGTTTTGTTTCGAATTTCTTCTTCGGCTTCGGGGGTAGTTCCGGATTCTTCCCGGGGGTTATCGTGCACGCGGGCGTGTTGCCCAAGGCATTTTTTGATTTGGTCGATGTAAACGGGGGTAATTTTATCCTTGGGGTGACCTTTACCCTGACCTATATAGAGGATATCAACCAGGACGGCAAGGGAGATGTGGCCATCAAGGAAGTGTATTACAACGATGCCTTCAACTGGCAGGACGTGGTGGCCACCGGTAGCGGGGTCGATTTCCAGACGGTTGCCTTGCACGAAGTAGGGCATGCCCTGAGCCAGGCGCACTTTGGGAAAGTAACCCGGACTGAGGCCAACGGCAAAGTACATTTCTCACCCCGGGCGTTAATGAATGCCGGTTATTCCGGGGTCAATCGGGTAGTTGAGAAAACCGATAAGGCAGGTTTCTGTTCCAATTGGAGTAACTGGCCAAATAATTGA
- a CDS encoding VOC family protein, whose amino-acid sequence MKPVPINYIEFKAANLEQVKSFYSRLFGWKFTDYGPEYTAFTDSGLEGGFSKSDEAVTNGALVVLYHPDLGALESKIRKAGGKITRGIFSFPGGRRFHFLDPAGNELAVWSDQGIENGD is encoded by the coding sequence ATGAAACCTGTCCCGATTAATTATATCGAATTCAAGGCGGCCAACCTGGAGCAGGTCAAATCCTTTTACAGCAGGCTGTTTGGCTGGAAATTCACCGATTACGGCCCGGAGTATACCGCTTTTACCGATAGCGGGTTGGAAGGCGGATTCAGCAAATCGGATGAGGCGGTCACCAACGGAGCCCTGGTGGTGCTCTACCATCCGGATCTCGGGGCCCTGGAGTCCAAAATCCGCAAAGCCGGGGGGAAGATTACCCGGGGAATCTTTTCGTTTCCCGGGGGACGGCGTTTCCATTTCCTCGATCCCGCCGGCAATGAACTGGCTGTTTGGTCGGACCAGGGAATCGAAAACGGAGATTGA
- the cls gene encoding cardiolipin synthase — protein MWLTFLITGYILLALTIIVRLLLHGVRPSKTLAWLLAIFTLPVGGILLYLLVGRNRRKLKVYRQPLRTPLPVPLRETPRAEEAQNGGARIQGHPEQPAAPGIQGHPERMIQAIIGEHTGFPLTAGNEATLLKDGQQTFERIFQTLEAARETIHLQYYIFEEGELAERLFRLFARKEAQGVEVRLLYDSIGSFSLSKTYRERLRHAGIEAHAFLPFRFGKFLRSLNYRNHRKIIVVDGQTAFTGGINISDKYLKGDEDLRMWHDMNLMLRGPAAAHLDTVFLNDWELVTGRRLPLPSPLPVMEGVPYAPVQVLASSPDDDFPLMEQLYFAMINGARESIYITNPYLIPSQAIQLALQTAAMGGVDVRILLSDRTDSRLVTWCVRSYFQQFLKAGIRIYLYPGGFLHSKILTVDDRLATIGTANMDNRSFQHNYEVNAVVFDRQTAIGLREDFLSDSSQSMELDPDTFSRRPWRHKLAEGAARVMSPLL, from the coding sequence GTGTGGCTGACCTTTCTGATTACCGGATATATCCTGCTGGCCCTGACGATCATCGTCCGCCTGCTGCTCCATGGGGTCCGGCCCTCAAAAACCCTGGCCTGGCTCCTGGCGATTTTTACGCTTCCCGTCGGGGGGATCCTGCTCTACCTGCTGGTAGGCAGGAACAGGCGTAAATTGAAGGTATACCGGCAACCTCTTCGCACCCCGCTCCCGGTACCCCTTAGGGAAACGCCGCGTGCTGAGGAGGCCCAAAATGGCGGGGCTCGAATCCAGGGGCACCCGGAACAGCCGGCCGCCCCCGGGATTCAGGGGCACCCGGAAAGGATGATCCAGGCTATCATCGGGGAACATACGGGATTTCCGCTTACTGCCGGAAACGAGGCCACCCTCCTCAAGGACGGGCAGCAGACCTTTGAGCGCATCTTCCAGACCCTTGAAGCGGCCCGGGAGACGATCCATCTGCAGTATTACATCTTCGAAGAGGGCGAACTGGCAGAGCGCCTGTTCCGGCTCTTTGCCCGGAAGGAGGCGCAAGGGGTGGAAGTCCGCCTGCTCTACGATTCGATCGGGAGCTTCTCCCTGAGCAAAACCTACCGGGAACGATTGCGACATGCCGGGATCGAAGCCCATGCCTTCCTCCCTTTCCGATTCGGCAAATTCCTCCGGTCCCTCAACTACCGGAACCACCGAAAAATCATTGTGGTCGACGGCCAGACCGCCTTTACGGGGGGGATCAATATTTCGGACAAATACCTGAAAGGAGATGAGGACCTGCGGATGTGGCACGACATGAACCTGATGCTGCGGGGCCCGGCGGCTGCCCACCTGGATACCGTTTTCCTCAATGACTGGGAACTGGTCACCGGCCGCCGGCTGCCACTGCCCTCCCCCCTCCCCGTAATGGAAGGGGTCCCTTATGCCCCCGTGCAGGTGCTGGCTTCCAGTCCGGATGACGACTTTCCACTGATGGAGCAATTGTACTTTGCCATGATCAACGGGGCGCGGGAATCCATCTATATCACCAATCCCTACCTGATCCCCAGCCAGGCTATCCAACTGGCGCTGCAAACGGCCGCCATGGGAGGTGTAGATGTGCGTATCCTGCTGTCGGACCGGACCGACAGCCGGCTGGTTACCTGGTGCGTGCGATCCTATTTCCAGCAATTCCTGAAGGCCGGTATCCGGATCTACCTGTATCCCGGCGGGTTCCTGCACAGTAAGATACTCACTGTCGACGACCGGCTGGCAACCATCGGGACTGCCAATATGGACAACCGGAGTTTCCAGCACAACTACGAGGTGAATGCGGTGGTATTCGACCGGCAGACAGCCATTGGCCTCCGGGAGGATTTCCTCTCGGACAGCAGCCAGAGCATGGAGCTCGACCCGGATACCTTCAGCCGCAGGCCCTGGCGCCACAAACTCGCCGAGGGGGCAGCGCGCGTGATGAGCCCTTTGCTTTAA
- a CDS encoding NIPSNAP family protein gives MNRILVLSTLFLCSTLLRLAAQEEVYELRTYELEFLRPAEVLHNYLEHALIPALGRQGVRHVGAFEEAGDALPKKIYLLIAYDDIQAFQDSKEALEEDATYLEDAGDYLTADPQTMPYKRITSNLIQSTTGFPQLASPESGTGLFELRIYESYNEDALRRKVKMFNDSEFDIFEDVGLPMVFFGANIAGEQMPCLTYMLAFRDREHHAAAWARFGPHPEWQRISKLEEYAHAMDDITRVFLKPLPYSSL, from the coding sequence ATGAACCGGATCCTTGTATTATCCACCCTGTTTTTATGCTCAACCCTTCTGAGGCTGGCGGCCCAGGAAGAAGTATACGAGCTTCGTACTTACGAACTGGAATTCCTCCGCCCGGCGGAGGTGTTGCACAACTACCTGGAGCACGCGCTGATCCCGGCCCTCGGTCGGCAGGGCGTGCGCCACGTGGGGGCCTTTGAGGAAGCCGGGGACGCCCTCCCGAAAAAGATTTACCTGCTGATCGCCTATGACGATATCCAGGCCTTCCAGGATTCGAAAGAGGCCCTTGAAGAAGATGCAACCTATTTAGAAGATGCCGGCGACTACCTGACGGCAGATCCGCAAACCATGCCTTACAAGCGAATCACCTCCAACCTGATCCAGTCCACTACCGGGTTTCCGCAGCTGGCTTCGCCGGAATCAGGTACGGGGTTATTTGAGTTGCGGATTTACGAGAGCTATAATGAGGATGCCCTCAGGCGGAAAGTCAAAATGTTCAACGACAGCGAGTTTGATATCTTTGAAGATGTCGGCCTGCCGATGGTTTTCTTCGGGGCGAATATCGCCGGGGAACAGATGCCCTGCCTGACCTACATGCTCGCGTTCCGCGACCGGGAGCACCATGCAGCCGCCTGGGCCCGATTCGGTCCGCACCCGGAGTGGCAACGGATATCGAAACTGGAGGAATACGCTCATGCGATGGACGATATCACCCGCGTCTTCCTAAAGCCGCTCCCGTATTCCAGTTTATAG
- a CDS encoding DUF2911 domain-containing protein — MKLPIPARRARSYFLLPTLLAAVFLSRCTDSTAPEASLTATLGNDTLVIEQIRMHPGLVEAEVLIRSPRTEYLKQTLELDDEGDIIEFRSEAYPADRLQGDPDRIETLTLEGDSLIRVIRTDSSESRQAFAYQAGTLPWMDMVHWPYELAVRQMSRDGLEEVRQPMFTGRGTAEFVIRSEGTDSVSVQHPYRGTMYARTDQSGALEHFDATATTRKLVVKRGEPVDLESLANRFAYSPIGSLSGEGRTESTVQGANIVITFGQPARRGRLLFGGIVPWNERWRTGANRATHFRTDRDLVLGGLDVPAGEYTLFTIPAPDGGTLIVNRETGQNGNNYDPQQDLGRVPMEIRELEPSVENFTIEAVETAESGELRLMWGETVFVVPFRVVGP; from the coding sequence ATGAAGCTCCCTATCCCGGCCCGAAGGGCAAGGTCTTATTTCCTTTTACCTACATTGCTGGCGGCTGTCTTCCTGTCGCGTTGCACGGACAGCACCGCTCCGGAGGCATCTCTGACGGCAACCCTGGGCAACGACACGCTCGTTATTGAACAAATACGCATGCACCCCGGCCTGGTGGAAGCTGAAGTCCTGATTCGCAGCCCCCGCACAGAATACCTGAAACAGACCCTGGAATTAGACGATGAAGGGGATATCATCGAATTCCGTTCGGAAGCCTATCCCGCGGATCGGCTGCAGGGCGACCCCGATCGGATTGAGACGCTAACCCTGGAGGGGGACAGCCTGATACGCGTGATCCGCACGGATTCCTCCGAAAGCCGGCAGGCATTTGCCTACCAGGCGGGTACGCTTCCCTGGATGGATATGGTTCATTGGCCCTATGAACTCGCCGTGCGCCAGATGTCGCGCGACGGTCTGGAAGAGGTCCGCCAGCCGATGTTTACCGGGAGGGGAACGGCAGAATTTGTCATCCGGAGCGAAGGGACCGACTCTGTTTCCGTTCAACACCCGTACCGGGGTACCATGTACGCCCGGACGGATCAATCGGGGGCCCTGGAACACTTCGACGCTACCGCCACCACCCGGAAACTGGTCGTGAAACGCGGGGAACCCGTAGATCTTGAAAGTCTGGCCAACCGCTTCGCCTATTCCCCTATCGGGTCCCTGTCGGGGGAAGGACGCACCGAATCCACTGTCCAGGGGGCAAATATCGTAATCACCTTCGGCCAGCCGGCCCGCCGGGGACGCCTGCTGTTTGGCGGGATTGTCCCGTGGAATGAGCGCTGGCGTACAGGGGCTAACCGGGCCACCCACTTCCGAACAGACCGGGACCTGGTGTTGGGCGGGCTGGACGTACCCGCCGGGGAATACACGCTGTTTACCATTCCGGCCCCGGATGGGGGTACATTGATCGTCAACCGGGAAACCGGGCAGAACGGCAACAATTACGACCCCCAGCAGGACCTCGGACGGGTGCCCATGGAAATCCGGGAGCTGGAACCGAGTGTGGAAAACTTTACCATCGAGGCCGTTGAAACGGCCGAATCCGGTGAATTACGGCTGATGTGGGGGGAGACTGTATTTGTGGTTCCCTTTCGGGTAGTGGGTCCCTAA
- a CDS encoding DmpA family aminopeptidase yields MIYKQNSVRAGSVVLPLVLCMLISATAISQKPRARDLGIPFSGQPGKLNAITDVAGVEVGYATIISGEGENVVGKGPVRTGVTAIFPRGKAKKFSPVYANWYSLNGNGEMTGTTWVTESGFLETPIMITNTNSVGTVRQAVLEWYVDTDWYRGEPWWYTYPVVAETYDGFLNDIYGFHVKKEHVMEAIDNAAGGSLAEGNVGGGTGMMCLGFKGGTGTASRQFRIGETEYTLGVLVQANFGAKFNLTIAGVPVGRELIDTLNYELKKPPMSSRQEGDGSIIVVVATDAPLLPHQLKRIAQRVPLGIGNVGGRGSNGSGDIFIAFSTANEQAFNREATVQVETLPNDQMNRLFQSTVEAVEEAIVNAMVAAEDMEGINGNKAYAIPHDLLVETLRKYNRVGNPDPR; encoded by the coding sequence ATGATCTACAAGCAGAATAGTGTACGTGCCGGCAGCGTAGTCCTGCCCCTTGTGCTGTGTATGTTGATCTCCGCGACAGCCATTTCCCAGAAACCCCGGGCCCGGGACCTGGGCATCCCGTTTTCCGGCCAACCCGGCAAACTGAATGCCATCACCGACGTGGCCGGTGTAGAGGTGGGGTATGCCACCATCATCTCGGGCGAAGGCGAAAATGTGGTCGGTAAGGGGCCTGTGAGGACCGGGGTTACCGCCATCTTCCCCAGGGGGAAGGCCAAAAAATTCAGTCCTGTATACGCCAACTGGTACAGCCTCAACGGCAACGGAGAGATGACCGGCACCACCTGGGTAACCGAGTCCGGGTTTTTGGAGACGCCCATCATGATCACCAATACGAACAGCGTCGGGACGGTGCGGCAGGCCGTGCTGGAATGGTACGTGGACACCGACTGGTACCGGGGGGAGCCCTGGTGGTACACCTATCCGGTAGTTGCGGAAACCTACGACGGCTTCCTCAATGACATTTACGGCTTCCACGTCAAAAAGGAACACGTGATGGAGGCGATAGACAACGCTGCCGGCGGGTCCCTGGCTGAGGGAAATGTCGGCGGGGGCACCGGGATGATGTGCCTGGGCTTCAAGGGCGGTACCGGCACGGCATCCCGCCAATTCCGGATCGGGGAAACAGAATATACCCTTGGGGTGTTGGTACAGGCAAATTTCGGGGCCAAATTCAACCTGACCATTGCCGGGGTGCCTGTAGGCAGGGAGCTGATCGACACGCTCAATTACGAGCTGAAAAAGCCGCCCATGTCATCGAGGCAGGAAGGGGACGGGTCCATCATTGTGGTGGTGGCTACGGATGCCCCCCTCCTCCCCCATCAGCTTAAACGCATTGCCCAGCGGGTCCCCCTGGGGATCGGCAATGTGGGTGGCCGCGGGTCGAATGGGTCCGGGGATATCTTTATCGCCTTTTCCACGGCGAATGAACAGGCTTTTAACCGGGAGGCAACCGTTCAGGTGGAAACCCTGCCCAACGATCAGATGAACCGGCTTTTTCAAAGTACGGTGGAGGCTGTGGAAGAAGCTATCGTCAATGCGATGGTCGCCGCCGAGGATATGGAGGGCATCAACGGCAACAAGGCCTATGCAATCCCACACGACCTGCTGGTCGAAACGCTGCGGAAATACAACCGGGTCGGCAACCCGGACCCCAGGTAG
- a CDS encoding M28 family metallopeptidase, which translates to MKSAYALLVLLIATACGQQSRTPGLLTAAIPGERMACQKRIVGDLSGANPLGSGDFLASRWSPGERSTARAYLKELIGTLGVEAREQTYTSPNLNPAIDLILEPFRGTNIYGVLPATGTSDSYIVLGAHYDSGKRNAPGAIDNATGIALIYDVVRELARESVRNRNIVLVFFDQEEEELIGSKAFVRLMKREAWDVHSVHCFDMVGWDADGDRAMEVFSASDSLLAAYRTTSRELGLPLKEIRIDPVGYDNNATDFDAFVPVGHPVIGAGECYYHKDSTPYKDTPGDTFDTVDFDYLLSCTRRVATILKKMTTE; encoded by the coding sequence TTGAAATCCGCATACGCGCTACTGGTGTTGCTGATCGCAACGGCTTGCGGCCAACAAAGCAGAACGCCCGGTTTGCTGACCGCCGCCATCCCGGGGGAAAGGATGGCCTGCCAAAAAAGAATCGTCGGCGACCTTTCCGGGGCGAACCCTTTGGGAAGCGGGGACTTCCTTGCCAGCAGATGGTCGCCGGGGGAGCGATCCACCGCCCGGGCCTACCTGAAAGAATTAATAGGGACCCTGGGTGTCGAAGCCCGGGAACAAACCTACACCTCCCCGAACCTCAACCCGGCCATCGACCTGATCCTGGAACCATTCCGGGGGACAAATATCTACGGAGTCCTGCCGGCAACGGGAACGAGCGACTCCTATATCGTCCTGGGGGCCCATTACGATTCCGGCAAGCGGAATGCCCCGGGAGCCATTGACAACGCCACGGGGATTGCCCTGATTTACGATGTGGTCCGGGAATTGGCCCGAGAGTCCGTTCGCAACCGAAATATTGTGCTGGTGTTTTTTGACCAGGAAGAGGAGGAACTCATCGGCAGCAAGGCATTTGTCCGGTTGATGAAAAGGGAAGCCTGGGACGTACACAGCGTCCATTGTTTCGACATGGTCGGGTGGGACGCCGACGGGGACCGCGCCATGGAGGTATTTTCCGCGAGCGATTCGCTTTTGGCAGCCTACCGGACGACTTCCCGGGAACTCGGCCTCCCCCTGAAGGAGATCCGGATCGACCCGGTAGGTTACGACAACAATGCCACGGATTTCGATGCTTTTGTCCCTGTCGGACACCCCGTTATCGGGGCGGGCGAATGTTATTACCACAAAGATTCAACCCCCTATAAGGACACCCCCGGGGATACCTTTGACACAGTTGATTTCGATTACCTGCTGTCCTGCACCAGGCGGGTGGCAACCATCCTGAAAAAAATGACTACAGAATGA
- a CDS encoding alpha/beta fold hydrolase, which translates to MTTFRQINTGTLEFDCLEAGDPAGEAVIFLHGFPETHFMWRRLMAELASEGFYCIAPNMRGYSPNACPKGVAHYGIRHLRQDVADWADALGIDRFHLVGHDWGAAVGWQATFHFDQRILSWTALSVPHGRAFAKALKTDKVQRKKSSYIRWFLLPRIPEWMIRKDDFAKFRRLWKRSAPEEVENYLSVFRRKASLTAALNYYRANFGRRKMKPTGPVSVPTLFIWGNRDLAIGAFAARANANYVDGPYTFLEIDGGHWLIQENYPEVARAVRHHLLKYKTK; encoded by the coding sequence ATGACCACTTTCCGACAGATAAACACCGGCACCCTGGAATTCGATTGCCTTGAGGCCGGCGACCCGGCCGGTGAAGCCGTGATCTTCCTTCACGGTTTTCCCGAAACCCATTTTATGTGGCGGCGGCTGATGGCCGAACTGGCATCCGAGGGCTTCTACTGCATCGCCCCGAACATGCGCGGGTACAGCCCGAATGCCTGCCCAAAGGGCGTTGCCCATTATGGTATCCGCCACCTGCGGCAGGACGTCGCGGATTGGGCCGATGCCCTGGGGATCGACCGGTTCCATCTGGTAGGCCACGATTGGGGAGCTGCTGTGGGCTGGCAGGCGACATTCCACTTTGACCAGCGCATCCTGAGCTGGACAGCCCTTTCGGTGCCCCATGGCCGCGCCTTTGCCAAGGCGTTGAAAACGGATAAGGTACAGCGGAAGAAAAGCAGCTATATCCGGTGGTTCCTGCTACCCCGGATCCCCGAATGGATGATCCGAAAGGACGATTTTGCCAAATTTCGCCGGCTTTGGAAACGGAGCGCCCCGGAGGAGGTCGAAAATTACCTCTCGGTATTCCGGAGGAAGGCCTCGCTCACTGCAGCCCTGAATTATTACCGGGCGAATTTCGGAAGGAGAAAAATGAAGCCCACCGGCCCGGTTTCCGTACCCACGTTGTTTATTTGGGGAAACAGGGACCTGGCAATTGGAGCCTTTGCAGCCAGGGCTAATGCCAATTACGTTGACGGGCCGTATACTTTTCTGGAAATAGACGGGGGCCACTGGCTGATACAGGAAAATTACCCGGAGGTGGCCCGGGCCGTCCGCCACCACCTCCTGAAATACAAAACCAAATGA
- a CDS encoding class I SAM-dependent methyltransferase: MKAFNRKKHWENIYRTRELKDVSWFQPTPETSLSYFEAFEVPTTARIIDVGGGDSLLADHLLERGYSDITVLDISAEAINRARERLGHQANRVKWIVADAANFTPSDTYDFWHDRAAFHFLTDPGDIAGYLDSVRQGLNPDGILVIGTFSVNGPEKCSGIRVMQYSGQSMARLLEPDFEKIRCETLDHRTPSGSMQNFVFCSFRRKAHRNSQ; the protein is encoded by the coding sequence ATGAAAGCCTTCAACCGAAAAAAACACTGGGAAAACATCTACCGGACCCGGGAACTCAAAGACGTGAGTTGGTTTCAGCCAACCCCGGAGACCTCCCTGTCGTATTTCGAGGCTTTCGAGGTGCCGACCACTGCCCGGATCATCGACGTTGGCGGCGGGGACAGCCTGCTGGCAGACCATTTGCTCGAACGGGGCTATTCAGACATAACGGTTCTGGACATTTCCGCTGAGGCCATCAACCGTGCACGCGAGCGATTGGGCCACCAGGCCAACCGGGTGAAGTGGATCGTGGCCGATGCAGCCAATTTTACCCCATCAGATACTTACGACTTCTGGCACGACCGGGCTGCCTTTCATTTCCTTACGGATCCCGGGGACATTGCCGGCTACCTGGATTCGGTCCGGCAAGGCCTGAACCCGGATGGTATCCTGGTAATCGGGACATTTTCCGTAAATGGCCCTGAAAAGTGCAGCGGCATCCGGGTAATGCAGTATTCCGGTCAATCGATGGCCCGGCTGCTGGAGCCGGACTTCGAGAAGATCCGCTGTGAAACCCTGGATCACCGCACCCCCTCAGGGAGTATGCAGAATTTTGTTTTTTGTAGTTTTAGGAGGAAGGCCCACCGGAATTCCCAATGA